The following are encoded together in the Monodelphis domestica isolate mMonDom1 chromosome 5, mMonDom1.pri, whole genome shotgun sequence genome:
- the P3H3 gene encoding prolyl 3-hydroxylase 3 isoform X2 — protein sequence MREPVCGPEAGVEGRRGAPSGACPPGCLPPPGALQLLAESLLPGAGGGCGGERLTFLGVQILLELTGLELKKLDLAVAAAHTFYVANPKHIQIREDMVKYHRMSGVRRQSFRDLENLSHWAAYDEGLELLKRQEVAEALPLLEEALKESLAQMENCRAECEGPEEQLTEEEEEEEIQLESQSGLYEAIAGHWIRVLQCRQRCPGAVATRPGQDSPVPDFLPSQLWRLQEAHAQVGNLSQAMENALSILLFYPEDEAVKEVLDKHQKLLGEQSPDLSAREDIRHFVLQSVGEKKLLYYAMEHLGTSFKDPDPWTPEDLIPEGLRKKLREDLEKRPWDSKPPEPESLAKWRDVHFLEGVTLTQDAGQLNGSERAVLDGLLSRAECEILLQLAKDAAKTGDGYRSRRSPHTPHEHFEGLTVLRAAQLARSGAVGREGAKLLLEASERARTLTQAYFSPEGPLHLSFTHLVCRSAIEGEQEQRMDLSHPVHADNCLLDPYSGECWKEPPAYTHRDYSGLLYLNDDFQGGDLFFTEPDALTVTAQVRPQCGRLVAFSSGGENPHGVWAVTKGRRCTLALWHTRAPEHMEQDRAEAEILLQEQEEPEEGEIPSGDSSPEPPSALGRRPQPTRLEVERQRPAREEL from the exons ATGCGTGAGCCAGTGTGCGGTCCGGAGGCTGGGGTCGAGGGGCGCCGCGGGGCACCGAGTGGTGCGTGCCCTCCGGGATGCCTTCCGCCGCCGGGAGCCCTACAATTACTTGCAGAGAGCCTACTACCAGGTGCGGGCGGGGGCTGCGGTGGGGAGCGGCTCACTTTCTTAGGAGTGCAAATTCTCCTGGAGCTAACCGGGTTGGAG CTGAAGAAATTGGACCTAGCTGTGGCAGCAGCCCACACCTTCTACGTGGCAAACCCAAAGCACATCCAAATCCGGGAGGACATGGTGAAATATCATCGAATGTCTGGGGTTCGACGGCAGAGCTTCCGAGACCTTGAGAACCTCTCTCACTGG GCGGCATATGATGAGGGGCTGGAGCTACTAAAGAGGCAGGAAGTGGCAGAGGCACTGCCTCTCCTGGAAGAGGCTCTTAAGGAGAGCCTGGCCCAGATGGAGAACTGTCGGGCAGAGTGTGAGGGCCCAGAGGAGCAGCtcacagaggaggaggaggaagaggagattcAGCTGGAGAGCCAGAGCGGCCTCTATGAGGCCATTGCAG GACATTGGATCAGAGTTCTACAGTGCCGGCAACGCTGTCCTGGGGCTGTAGCCACCCGACCTGGCCAGGACTCCCCTGTCCCTGACTTTCTGCCCAGCCAGCTTTGGAGGCTACAGGAAGCCCATGCCCAAG TGGGGAATCTATCCCAGGCTATGGAAAATGCCTTGAGCATCCTACTCTTCTATCCTGAGGATGAGGCTGTGAAGGAAGTCCTGGACAAACACCAGAAGCTGCTGGGAGAACAGAGTCCTGACCTTAGTGCTAGAGAG GACATCCGACATTTTGTCCTTCAGTCCGTGGGGGAGAAGAAGCTCTTATACTATGCCATGGAACATCTGGGGACCAGTTTCAAAGATCCT GATCCCTGGACTCCGGAGGATCTCATCCCTGAAGGACTGAGAAAGAAGCTTAG AGAGGATCTGGAGAAGAGGCCCTGGGACTCCAAACCTCCGGAGCCAGAGTCCCTGGCAAAATGGAGGG ATGTCCATTTTTTGGAGGGCGTCACCCTAACCCAGGATGCGGGACAGCTGAACGGTTCTGAGCGGGCCGTGCTGGATGGGCTGCTCAGCCGCGCTGAGTGTGAAATCCTGCTGCAGTTGGCTAAG GATGCAGCGAAGACAGGAGACGGCTACCGGAGCCGACGCTCTCCCCACACGCCTCACGAGCACTTTGAGGGGCTCACGGTGCTCAGGGCTGCACAG CTGGCCCGTTCTGGAGCTGTGGGCAGAGAGGGAGCCAAACTGTTGCTGGAGGCAAGTGAGCGGGCACGGACCTTGACCCAGGCTTACTTCTCTCCCGAAGGGCCCCTGCACCTCTCCTTCACCCACCTCGTGTGCCGAAGCGCCATCGAAG GGGAGCAAGAGCAGCGAATGGACCTGAGCCACCCTGTCCATGCAGACAACTGTCTCCTGGACCCTTATAGTGGAGAGTGCTGGAAGGAGCCTCCAGCATATACTCACCGAGACTACAG tGGGCTCCTCTATCTCAATGATGACTTCCAGGGAGGGGACCTGTTCTTTACTGAGCCAGACGCCCTCACAGTGACG GCCCAAGTACGCCCTCAATGTGGGCGCCTTGTGGCCTTCAGCTCTGGGGGAGAGAATCCCCATGGAGTATGGGCTGTGACAAAGGGACGGCGATGTACCTTAGCCCTATGGCACACTCGGGCCCCAGAGCACATGGAGCAG GACCGGGCAGAGGCTGAGATACTGCTACAGGAACAGGAAGAACCTGAGGAGGGGGAAATACCCAGTGGGGACTCTTCCCCAGAGCCTCCCAGTGCCCTGGGAAGGAGGCCACAGCCAACTCGATTGGAGGTTGAAAGGCAACGTCCTGCCCGAGAAGAGCTTTGA
- the P3H3 gene encoding prolyl 3-hydroxylase 3 isoform X1, which translates to MLSLLLLLLLLPPQDCAEPPGLAQLPRLAPLQSPDLLYADGLRAYAAGAWERAVALLREALRSRAEVGRARRDCGAWCAAEPGNELPPVPSSDPGSDFSPGTWERLLLRAALRRAECVSQCAVRRLGSRGAAGHRVVRALRDAFRRREPYNYLQRAYYQLKKLDLAVAAAHTFYVANPKHIQIREDMVKYHRMSGVRRQSFRDLENLSHWAAYDEGLELLKRQEVAEALPLLEEALKESLAQMENCRAECEGPEEQLTEEEEEEEIQLESQSGLYEAIAGHWIRVLQCRQRCPGAVATRPGQDSPVPDFLPSQLWRLQEAHAQVGNLSQAMENALSILLFYPEDEAVKEVLDKHQKLLGEQSPDLSAREDIRHFVLQSVGEKKLLYYAMEHLGTSFKDPDPWTPEDLIPEGLRKKLREDLEKRPWDSKPPEPESLAKWRDVHFLEGVTLTQDAGQLNGSERAVLDGLLSRAECEILLQLAKDAAKTGDGYRSRRSPHTPHEHFEGLTVLRAAQLARSGAVGREGAKLLLEASERARTLTQAYFSPEGPLHLSFTHLVCRSAIEGEQEQRMDLSHPVHADNCLLDPYSGECWKEPPAYTHRDYSGLLYLNDDFQGGDLFFTEPDALTVTAQVRPQCGRLVAFSSGGENPHGVWAVTKGRRCTLALWHTRAPEHMEQDRAEAEILLQEQEEPEEGEIPSGDSSPEPPSALGRRPQPTRLEVERQRPAREEL; encoded by the exons ATGCTCTcgctcctccttctcctcctgctCCTGCCGCCCCAGGACTGCGCCGAACCCCCAGGCCTGGCCCAACTGCCCAGGCTAGCGCCTCTCCAGTCCCCGGACCTGTTGTATGCGGACGGGCTGCGAGCCTATGCCGCAGGGGCCTGGGAGCGGGCCGTGGCACTCCTGCGGGAGGCTCTGAGAAGCAGGGCCGAAGTGGGCCGCGCGAGACGGGACTGCGGAGCTTGGTGCGCAGCGGAACCGGGGAACGAGCTGCCCCCAGTGCCCTCGAGTGACCCTGGATCCGACTTCAGCCCAGGGACCTGGGAAAGGCTGCTGCTACGCGCTGCGCTGCGCCGTGCCGAATGCGTGAGCCAGTGTGCGGTCCGGAGGCTGGGGTCGAGGGGCGCCGCGGGGCACCGAGTGGTGCGTGCCCTCCGGGATGCCTTCCGCCGCCGGGAGCCCTACAATTACTTGCAGAGAGCCTACTACCAG CTGAAGAAATTGGACCTAGCTGTGGCAGCAGCCCACACCTTCTACGTGGCAAACCCAAAGCACATCCAAATCCGGGAGGACATGGTGAAATATCATCGAATGTCTGGGGTTCGACGGCAGAGCTTCCGAGACCTTGAGAACCTCTCTCACTGG GCGGCATATGATGAGGGGCTGGAGCTACTAAAGAGGCAGGAAGTGGCAGAGGCACTGCCTCTCCTGGAAGAGGCTCTTAAGGAGAGCCTGGCCCAGATGGAGAACTGTCGGGCAGAGTGTGAGGGCCCAGAGGAGCAGCtcacagaggaggaggaggaagaggagattcAGCTGGAGAGCCAGAGCGGCCTCTATGAGGCCATTGCAG GACATTGGATCAGAGTTCTACAGTGCCGGCAACGCTGTCCTGGGGCTGTAGCCACCCGACCTGGCCAGGACTCCCCTGTCCCTGACTTTCTGCCCAGCCAGCTTTGGAGGCTACAGGAAGCCCATGCCCAAG TGGGGAATCTATCCCAGGCTATGGAAAATGCCTTGAGCATCCTACTCTTCTATCCTGAGGATGAGGCTGTGAAGGAAGTCCTGGACAAACACCAGAAGCTGCTGGGAGAACAGAGTCCTGACCTTAGTGCTAGAGAG GACATCCGACATTTTGTCCTTCAGTCCGTGGGGGAGAAGAAGCTCTTATACTATGCCATGGAACATCTGGGGACCAGTTTCAAAGATCCT GATCCCTGGACTCCGGAGGATCTCATCCCTGAAGGACTGAGAAAGAAGCTTAG AGAGGATCTGGAGAAGAGGCCCTGGGACTCCAAACCTCCGGAGCCAGAGTCCCTGGCAAAATGGAGGG ATGTCCATTTTTTGGAGGGCGTCACCCTAACCCAGGATGCGGGACAGCTGAACGGTTCTGAGCGGGCCGTGCTGGATGGGCTGCTCAGCCGCGCTGAGTGTGAAATCCTGCTGCAGTTGGCTAAG GATGCAGCGAAGACAGGAGACGGCTACCGGAGCCGACGCTCTCCCCACACGCCTCACGAGCACTTTGAGGGGCTCACGGTGCTCAGGGCTGCACAG CTGGCCCGTTCTGGAGCTGTGGGCAGAGAGGGAGCCAAACTGTTGCTGGAGGCAAGTGAGCGGGCACGGACCTTGACCCAGGCTTACTTCTCTCCCGAAGGGCCCCTGCACCTCTCCTTCACCCACCTCGTGTGCCGAAGCGCCATCGAAG GGGAGCAAGAGCAGCGAATGGACCTGAGCCACCCTGTCCATGCAGACAACTGTCTCCTGGACCCTTATAGTGGAGAGTGCTGGAAGGAGCCTCCAGCATATACTCACCGAGACTACAG tGGGCTCCTCTATCTCAATGATGACTTCCAGGGAGGGGACCTGTTCTTTACTGAGCCAGACGCCCTCACAGTGACG GCCCAAGTACGCCCTCAATGTGGGCGCCTTGTGGCCTTCAGCTCTGGGGGAGAGAATCCCCATGGAGTATGGGCTGTGACAAAGGGACGGCGATGTACCTTAGCCCTATGGCACACTCGGGCCCCAGAGCACATGGAGCAG GACCGGGCAGAGGCTGAGATACTGCTACAGGAACAGGAAGAACCTGAGGAGGGGGAAATACCCAGTGGGGACTCTTCCCCAGAGCCTCCCAGTGCCCTGGGAAGGAGGCCACAGCCAACTCGATTGGAGGTTGAAAGGCAACGTCCTGCCCGAGAAGAGCTTTGA
- the CDCA3 gene encoding cell division cycle-associated protein 3: MGSAKSIPATPARPAPCNKHLAHVTDPRSPSAGILRTPIQVESSPQLSPSAMEQQQKATTKYIQQPQDSDPRSPTFGIIRTPMKTSTVDPSNQLVKQLSEAFGAEASKPEHSTEPALPVKFSSQPEQDLSPFSLERQIPPASLSQIEVSRKQTNTTEVTEQLPAPRMTSQDPDKFLRGSETPCSSGSKPPRRKPASKVLGRSPLTTLQDDNSPGPLMPRQGKRSTVLSENVGDRKEGAILVTGHPLKITGWAWDQGHNKENQHCSLVEN, translated from the exons ATGGGCTCGGCCAAGAGCATCCCGGCCACCCCGGCCCGTCCTGCGCCCTGCAACAAGCACCTGGCGCACGTAACAGATCCTCGTTCTCCCAGTGCAGGCATTCTGCGCACCCCTATCCAG GTGGAGAGCTCACCACAACTAAGTCCCTCTGCCATGGAACAGCAGCAGAAAGCCACGACCAAATATATACAACAACCTCAAGACTCTGATCCCCGTTCTCCCACATTTGGCATTATCCGAACACCCATGAAAACCAGCACTGTAG ACCCTTCAAACCAGCTGGTAAAGCAGCTTAGTGAGGCCTTTGGGGCTGAAGCCTCTAAGCCAGAGCATTCCACTGAGCCAGCCCTACCTGTGAAGTTTTCATCCCAGCCTGAGCAGGACTTGTCTCCATTCTCCCTTGAACGACAAATACCACCAGCCTCCCTGAGCCAAATTGAGGTTTCCCGAAAACAGACAAACACTACAGAAGTAACAGAACAGCTTCCAGCACCTCGAATGACCAGCCAGGACCCTGATAAGTTCTTGAGAGGCTCTGAGACTCCTTGTTCTTCAG GTTCTAAGCCCCCTAGAAGGAAACCTGCTAGCAAGGTCCTAGGGAGATCACCCCTCACCACCCTGCAGGATGATAATTCCCCTGGTCCCCTGATGCCTCGGCAG GGTAAACGTTCCACAGTGCTGAGTGAGAATGTGGGAGATCGGAAAGAAGGGGCTATTCTGGTAACTGGACACCCTCTGAAGATCACTGGATGGGCCTGGGATCAGGGTCATAACAAAGAGAACCAGCATTGTTCCTTGGTTGAGAACTAG
- the GNB3 gene encoding guanine nucleotide-binding protein G(I)/G(S)/G(T) subunit beta-3 — MGEMEQLRQEAEQLKKHIADARKACADTTLAELTSGLELVGRIQMRTRRTLRGHLAKIYAMHWSTDSKLLVSASQDGKLIVWDTYTTNKVHAIPLRSSWVMTCAYAPSGNFVACGGLDNMCSIYSLKSREGNVKVSRELSAHTGYLSCCRFLDDNNIVTSSGDTTCALWDIETGQQKMVFLGHTGDCMSLAVSPDFKLFISGACDASAKLWDVREGTCRQTFTGHESDINAICFFPNGEAICTGSDDATCRLFDLRADQELITYSHESIICGITSVGFSRSGRLLLAGYDDFNCNIWDSMKGERVGTLSGHDNRVSCLGITADGMAVATGSWDSFLKIWN, encoded by the exons ATGGGGGAGATGGAGCAATTGCGTCAGGAAGCTGAACAGCTCAAGAAACACATCGCG GACGCCCGGAAAGCCTGTGCTGATACCACCCTGGCAGAG CTGACTTCTGGCCTCGAGCTTGTTGGGAGGATTCAGATGCGGACACGGCGGACTCTCCGAGGACACCTGGCCAAGATCTATGCTATGCACTGGTCGACCGACTCCAA GCTGCTCGTGAGTGCTTCACAGGACGGGAAGCTGATCGTGTGGGACACCTACACCACCAACAAG GTCCACGCCATTCCTCTCCGTTCGTCTTGGGTCATGACCTGTGCCTATGCTCCATCGGGAAATTTTGTGGCTTGTGGAGGTCTGGACAACATGTGCTCCATCTACAGCCTCAAATCTCGAGAGGGCAACGTCAAAGTCAGCCGGGAGCTCTCCGCCCACACAG GCTACCTGTCCTGCTGTCGATTCTTAGACGACAACAACATTGTGACCAGTTCTGGGGATACCACCTG CGCCCTCTGGGACATTGAGACCGGTCAGCAGAAAATGGTATTTTTGGGCCACACAGGAGATTGCATGAGTCTGGCTGTTTCTCCCGACTTCAAACTCTTTATTTCTGGGGCCTGTGATGCCAGTGCCAAGCTGTGGGACGTGCGAGAGGGGACTTGCCGCCAAACTTTCACGGGCCATGAGTCTGACATCAATGCTATCTGC TTCTTCCCCAACGGTGAAGCGATTTGTACGGGCTCAGATGACGCTACCTGTCGGCTCTTTGACCTCCGGGCTGACCAGGAGCTGATTACTTATTCCCATGAAAGCATCATCTGTGGGATCACGTCGGTTGGCTTCTCCCGAAGTGGCCGCCTGTTGCTGGCTGGCTACGATGACTTTAACTGTAACATCTGGGATTCCATGAAGGGCGAACGTGTTG gGACCCTCTCAGGCCATGACAACAGGGTCAGTTGCCTGGGGATCACAGCTGATGGGATGGCAGTAGCCACAGGCTCCTGGGACAGCTTCCTCAAAATCTGGAACTGA